One genomic segment of Streptomyces sp. RerS4 includes these proteins:
- the aceB gene encoding malate synthase A, whose product MSAPAPSPLAIVDAEPLPRQDEVLTEAALTFVAELHRRFAPRRAELLARRAERRSEIARTSTLDFLPDTAQVREGDWKVAPAPAALNDRRVEITGPTDRKMTINALNSGAKVWLADFEDASAPTWENVVLGQLNLIDAYERRIDFTDARTGKAYALKPADQLATVVMRPRGWHLEERHLRFEGAPASGALVDFGLYFFHNAQRLIDLGKGPYFYLPKTESHLEARLWNEIFVFAQDYVGIPQGTVRATVLIETITAAYEMEEILYELRDHAAGLNAGRWDYLFSIVKNFRDGGEKFVLPDRNAVTMTAPFMRAYTELLVRTCHKRGAHAIGGMAAFIPSRKDAEVNKVAFEKVKADKDREANDGFDGSWVAHPDLVPIAMASFDAVLGEKPNQKDRLREDVAVAPGDLIAIDSLDARPTYEGLRNAVQVGIRYIEAWLRGLGAVGIFGLMEDAATAEISRSQIWQWINAGVVFENGELATAELTRKIAAEELAAIRAEVGDEAFAAGKWQQAHDLLLQVSLDADYADFLTLPAYDQLVG is encoded by the coding sequence ATGTCCGCACCAGCGCCGTCCCCGCTGGCCATCGTCGACGCCGAGCCCCTGCCCCGGCAGGACGAAGTCCTCACGGAAGCGGCCCTCACCTTCGTGGCCGAGCTCCACCGGCGGTTCGCCCCCCGCCGCGCCGAGCTCCTCGCCCGACGGGCCGAGCGCCGCTCCGAGATCGCCCGGACCTCCACCCTCGACTTCCTCCCGGACACCGCACAGGTCCGCGAGGGCGACTGGAAGGTGGCCCCGGCCCCGGCGGCGCTGAACGACCGCCGCGTGGAGATCACCGGTCCGACGGACCGCAAGATGACCATCAACGCCCTGAACTCGGGCGCCAAGGTCTGGCTCGCCGACTTCGAGGACGCCTCGGCTCCCACCTGGGAGAACGTCGTCCTCGGCCAGCTCAACCTCATCGACGCCTACGAGCGCCGCATCGACTTCACGGACGCGCGCACCGGCAAGGCGTACGCCCTGAAGCCCGCCGACCAGCTCGCCACCGTCGTGATGCGGCCGCGCGGCTGGCACCTGGAGGAGCGTCACCTGCGGTTCGAGGGCGCCCCGGCCTCCGGCGCGCTCGTCGACTTCGGCCTGTACTTCTTCCACAACGCCCAGCGCCTGATCGACCTCGGCAAGGGCCCGTACTTCTACCTGCCGAAGACGGAATCGCACCTGGAGGCCCGCCTCTGGAACGAGATCTTCGTCTTCGCCCAGGACTACGTCGGCATCCCGCAGGGCACCGTCCGCGCGACCGTCCTCATCGAGACGATCACCGCGGCCTACGAGATGGAAGAGATCCTCTACGAGCTGCGCGACCACGCGGCCGGCCTGAACGCGGGCCGCTGGGACTACCTCTTCTCCATCGTCAAGAACTTCCGTGACGGCGGCGAGAAGTTCGTCCTGCCGGACCGCAACGCGGTGACCATGACGGCCCCGTTCATGCGCGCCTACACCGAACTGCTGGTCCGCACCTGCCACAAGCGCGGCGCCCACGCCATCGGCGGCATGGCGGCCTTCATCCCGTCCCGCAAGGACGCGGAGGTCAACAAGGTGGCGTTCGAGAAGGTCAAGGCCGACAAGGACCGCGAGGCGAACGACGGCTTCGACGGCTCCTGGGTCGCCCACCCCGACCTGGTCCCGATCGCGATGGCCTCCTTCGACGCCGTCCTCGGCGAGAAGCCCAACCAGAAGGACCGCCTGCGCGAGGACGTCGCGGTGGCCCCCGGCGACCTGATCGCGATCGACTCGCTGGACGCCCGTCCCACCTACGAGGGCCTGCGCAACGCCGTCCAGGTCGGCATCCGCTACATCGAGGCGTGGCTGCGCGGCCTCGGCGCGGTCGGCATCTTCGGCCTGATGGAGGACGCCGCCACAGCGGAGATCTCGCGCTCCCAGATCTGGCAGTGGATCAACGCCGGAGTCGTCTTCGAGAACGGCGAGCTCGCCACCGCCGAACTGACCCGCAAGATCGCCGCCGAGGAACTCGCCGCGATCCGCGCCGAGGTCGGCGACGAGGCCTTCGCGGCCGGAAAGTGGCAGCAGGCCCACGACCTCCTCCTCCAGGTCTCCCTGGACGCCGACTACGCGGACTTCCTCACCCTCCCCGCGTACGACCAACTCGTGGGCTGA
- a CDS encoding nucleotidyltransferase family protein produces the protein MPTDVDRSTDPSSDRRAPAVIAGLLLAAGGGRRLGGRPKALLSHRGRPLVENAVRVLREAGCAPIHVVLGASAAEVRERADLSGCVVVDNPDWAEGMGSSLRVGLTSLAGTGADAALVSLVDQPGIGPAAVARVREAYRSPSSLVAASYDGERGHPVLFGSHRWADIAATATGDQGARVHLREHAGDVMLVECGDIAAAYDIDTPPDLARLD, from the coding sequence ATGCCAACCGATGTAGACCGTTCGACAGACCCGTCCTCCGACCGCCGAGCCCCCGCCGTGATCGCGGGGCTGCTGCTCGCCGCCGGGGGCGGCCGGCGGCTCGGCGGGCGGCCCAAGGCCCTGCTGTCCCACCGCGGCCGCCCCCTCGTGGAGAACGCCGTGCGCGTGCTGCGCGAGGCGGGCTGCGCCCCGATCCACGTGGTGCTGGGCGCCTCGGCGGCCGAGGTCCGCGAACGCGCCGACCTGAGCGGCTGCGTGGTCGTGGACAACCCGGACTGGGCGGAGGGCATGGGCTCCTCCCTGCGGGTGGGGCTGACCTCCCTGGCCGGTACGGGCGCCGACGCGGCCTTGGTCTCCCTGGTGGACCAGCCCGGCATCGGGCCGGCGGCCGTGGCCCGCGTACGGGAGGCGTACCGGTCGCCGTCGAGCCTGGTGGCTGCGTCCTACGACGGGGAACGCGGCCATCCGGTGCTGTTCGGGTCGCACCGATGGGCGGACATCGCGGCGACGGCCACGGGCGATCAGGGTGCGCGTGTCCACCTCAGGGAACACGCCGGGGACGTCATGCTGGTGGAGTGCGGGGACATCGCGGCGGCCTACGACATCGACACCCCGCCCGACCTGGCACGTCTGGACTGA